One Oscillospiraceae bacterium genomic region harbors:
- a CDS encoding GNAT family N-acetyltransferase gives MPKITIHPAGEGDIPAVVALYRQLDQALVDLQPEFFCVAPREDEFVRQAVKAADADYLLAEEDGAVVGFALVNYAGWTPEFSCVLPHRYACLADLVVDEAHRQQGIGSTLLGAAKRWARDRRLEYLELSVLSQNAPAIALYESHDFVEATRVMRCML, from the coding sequence ATGCCCAAGATCACGATCCACCCGGCCGGGGAAGGGGACATCCCGGCCGTCGTGGCACTGTACCGCCAGCTGGATCAGGCGCTGGTCGACCTGCAGCCGGAGTTTTTCTGCGTTGCCCCGCGGGAGGATGAGTTTGTCCGCCAGGCCGTCAAGGCCGCGGATGCCGACTATCTGCTGGCCGAGGAGGACGGCGCGGTGGTCGGTTTTGCGCTGGTGAATTATGCGGGTTGGACGCCGGAGTTCAGCTGTGTGCTGCCCCACCGCTACGCCTGCCTGGCGGACCTGGTGGTAGACGAAGCCCACCGCCAGCAGGGCATTGGCAGTACCTTGTTGGGCGCCGCCAAGCGCTGGGCGCGGGACCGCCGGCTGGAATACCTGGAGTTAAGCGTCCTGTCCCAGAACGCCCCCGCCATCGCCCTGTACGAATCCCACGACTTCGTAGAGGCGACACGGGTTATGCGGTGTATGCTGTAA
- a CDS encoding heavy metal translocating P-type ATPase, with product MKWKILHESKGRMRLHLNKPRMSLAEADQLQDYLAALPGVRTAAVYERTCDVVVVYTENRASLVKGLAAFRFDVEALAEVPANSPRAVNREYQEKLVNMTIFHLARKLFLPMPLRIAYTAVRSLPYLWRGLTCLLRRKLEVEVLDALSIGVSMLRGDFPTAGSVMFLLRLGELLEEWTRKKSLSDLARCMSLNVDRVWQQTAEGEVLVPISQVRPGDAVVVHTGSVIPLDGRVLEGEASVNQASLTGEAEPVRKSTGAVVYAGTVVEEGQLVMTVEQQAGNGRYDQIVQMIEASEKLKSSSETRAAALADKLVPYSLLGTAVTYALTRNTTRAISILMVDFSCALKLSMPLAVLSAMRECGSYHITVKGGKYLEALAKADTIVFDKTGTLTHATPTVVDVVPFGGRNADDVLRIAACLEEHYPHSMANAVVQAAAHKGINHDEMHSEVQYVVAHGIASSVAGEKVVIGSQHFVFEDEGCYIPTSESDKFDALPPEYSHLYLTIGGELAGVICIADPLREEAADVLKALRGLGIRKAVMMTGDNDRTASVIAKQVGVDAYYAEVLPEDKARFVEQEKAAGHTVIMLGDGINDSPALSAADVGIAISDGAAIAREIADVTVAADSLNELVILKCIANGLQKRTHDNYRFIMGFNSTLIVLGAMGILQPATSALLHNASTLAISLKSMTNLLDEYK from the coding sequence ATGAAATGGAAAATTTTGCATGAAAGCAAAGGCCGCATGCGCCTGCACCTGAACAAGCCGCGCATGAGCCTGGCCGAAGCCGACCAGCTGCAGGATTACCTGGCGGCCCTGCCCGGCGTGCGCACCGCCGCCGTGTATGAGCGCACCTGTGATGTGGTGGTCGTGTATACCGAGAACCGCGCAAGCCTGGTGAAGGGCCTGGCCGCCTTCCGTTTTGATGTGGAAGCCCTGGCCGAGGTACCCGCCAACAGTCCCCGCGCTGTGAACCGTGAGTATCAGGAAAAGCTCGTCAATATGACGATCTTCCACCTTGCGCGCAAGCTGTTTTTGCCGATGCCGCTGCGCATCGCCTACACCGCCGTGCGCAGCCTGCCCTACCTGTGGCGCGGGCTGACCTGCCTGCTGCGCCGCAAGCTGGAAGTGGAAGTGCTGGATGCGCTGTCCATCGGCGTTTCAATGCTGCGGGGGGACTTCCCCACAGCAGGGTCCGTTATGTTCCTGCTGCGGCTGGGCGAGCTGCTGGAGGAGTGGACCCGCAAGAAGTCCCTGAGCGATCTGGCCCGCTGCATGTCACTGAACGTCGACCGCGTCTGGCAGCAGACTGCCGAGGGCGAGGTACTGGTGCCCATCAGCCAGGTGCGCCCCGGCGACGCCGTGGTCGTACACACGGGCAGCGTCATCCCGCTGGATGGCCGCGTGCTGGAGGGTGAAGCCAGTGTGAACCAGGCCTCCCTGACCGGCGAGGCTGAACCCGTGCGCAAGAGCACCGGCGCTGTTGTGTATGCCGGCACCGTGGTCGAGGAAGGCCAGCTGGTGATGACCGTGGAGCAGCAGGCCGGCAACGGCCGCTATGACCAGATCGTGCAGATGATCGAGGCTTCCGAAAAGCTGAAGTCTTCCAGCGAGACCCGTGCCGCCGCCCTGGCAGACAAACTGGTGCCTTACAGCCTGCTGGGCACCGCCGTTACCTACGCACTGACCCGCAACACCACCCGCGCCATCTCGATCCTGATGGTCGACTTTTCCTGCGCGCTGAAGCTGTCCATGCCGCTGGCGGTGCTTTCTGCTATGCGTGAGTGCGGCAGCTACCACATCACCGTCAAGGGCGGCAAGTATCTGGAAGCCCTGGCCAAAGCCGACACCATTGTCTTCGACAAGACCGGCACCCTGACCCATGCTACCCCCACCGTGGTGGACGTTGTGCCGTTTGGCGGCCGCAATGCCGACGATGTGCTGCGCATTGCCGCCTGCCTGGAGGAGCATTATCCCCACTCGATGGCCAACGCCGTTGTGCAGGCCGCTGCCCATAAGGGCATCAACCACGATGAAATGCACAGCGAAGTGCAGTACGTCGTGGCCCACGGCATCGCCAGCAGCGTAGCCGGTGAGAAAGTCGTCATCGGCAGCCAACACTTTGTATTTGAGGATGAGGGCTGCTACATCCCCACCAGCGAGAGCGATAAATTTGACGCTCTGCCGCCGGAATATTCCCATTTGTATCTGACTATCGGCGGTGAACTGGCCGGTGTCATCTGCATTGCCGATCCGCTGCGCGAGGAGGCCGCCGATGTGTTGAAGGCCCTGCGCGGCTTAGGCATCCGCAAGGCTGTGATGATGACCGGTGACAACGACCGCACGGCTTCCGTCATTGCCAAGCAGGTAGGCGTGGACGCCTACTATGCCGAGGTGCTGCCCGAGGACAAGGCCCGCTTTGTGGAGCAGGAGAAGGCCGCAGGCCACACCGTCATCATGCTGGGCGACGGCATCAACGACTCCCCCGCCCTGTCCGCTGCTGATGTTGGCATTGCCATCAGCGACGGCGCTGCCATTGCCCGCGAAATTGCCGATGTGACCGTGGCCGCCGACAGCCTGAATGAGCTGGTCATCCTGAAGTGCATCGCCAACGGCCTGCAGAAGCGTACCCATGACAACTACCGCTTTATCATGGGCTTCAACAGCACGCTGATCGTGCTGGGCGCCATGGGCATTTTGCAGCCTGCCACTTCGGCCCTGCTGCACAACGCCTCGACCCTGGCCATCAGCCTGAAGAGCATGACCAATTTGCTGGATGAGTATAAGTAA
- the metG gene encoding methionine--tRNA ligase, which translates to MDQKKFYITTPIYYPSDKLHIGHTYCTVATDAMARYKRLQGYNVKFLTGTDEHGQKIELKAKEAGVTPQQFVDNIVEGPKGVKDLWKLMNISYDRFIRTTDDYHVAAIQKIFKKMYEKGDIYKGTYKGKYCTPCESFWTESQLVNGCCPDCGRPVVDAEEEAYFFRLSKYADRVRDLLVNTDFLLPRSRVNEMVHNFIDPGLEDLCVSRTSFKWGIPVDFDPKHVVYVWIDALFNYTTALGFMNDKYPDSDYETFWPADVHFIGKEIVRFHSIIWPAMLMSMDMPLPKHVYGHGWLLLDGGKMSKSKGNVVDPYLLAERYSADALRYFLLRDFPFGSDGNFSNELLINRINMDLANDLGNLLSRTTAMADKYFGGCLPIEQDEGAEDAALLKKVSGLRARYEADMEAYAFQNALADVFEVIDNANKYIDATAPWVLAKSEDTKPRLARVLYNLAETLRICTVLLQPFMPATCEKIFAQLGVDDSLKTWDSAAAVGSMPANATLHKGENIFPRIDTAKELAELDALEAAQKAAAQAANAPAEEPKAEAAAASAELIGDHEEEISFDDFCKVELRVAEVRACERMKESKKLLHLTVFDGERERCILSGIAKWFAPEDLIGKKIGIVANLAPRPMMKGKYVSEGMIFAADTDVDGGCSIAFFPDSTPAGARIH; encoded by the coding sequence ATGGATCAGAAAAAATTCTACATCACAACGCCGATCTATTACCCCAGCGATAAGCTGCACATCGGCCATACCTATTGCACCGTGGCCACCGACGCCATGGCCCGCTACAAGCGCCTGCAGGGCTACAACGTCAAGTTCCTGACCGGCACCGACGAGCACGGCCAGAAGATCGAGCTGAAGGCCAAAGAGGCTGGCGTCACCCCGCAGCAGTTCGTCGACAACATCGTCGAAGGCCCCAAGGGCGTCAAGGACCTGTGGAAACTGATGAACATCAGCTACGACCGCTTTATCCGTACCACCGACGATTATCACGTTGCCGCCATCCAGAAGATCTTTAAAAAGATGTACGAGAAGGGCGACATCTACAAGGGCACCTACAAGGGCAAGTACTGCACCCCCTGTGAGAGCTTCTGGACCGAGAGCCAGCTGGTCAACGGCTGCTGCCCGGACTGCGGCCGTCCTGTCGTCGATGCTGAGGAAGAGGCTTACTTCTTCCGCCTGTCCAAGTACGCCGACCGCGTGCGCGACCTGCTGGTCAACACCGACTTCCTGCTGCCCCGTTCCCGCGTCAACGAGATGGTGCACAACTTCATCGATCCGGGCCTGGAGGACCTCTGCGTCTCCCGTACTAGTTTCAAGTGGGGCATCCCCGTCGACTTCGACCCCAAGCACGTCGTCTACGTTTGGATCGACGCCCTGTTCAACTACACCACCGCCCTCGGCTTCATGAACGATAAGTACCCCGACAGCGACTACGAGACTTTCTGGCCTGCTGACGTGCATTTTATCGGCAAGGAGATCGTGCGGTTCCATTCCATCATCTGGCCTGCCATGCTGATGAGCATGGATATGCCCCTGCCCAAGCACGTTTACGGCCACGGCTGGCTGCTGCTGGACGGCGGCAAGATGTCCAAGTCCAAGGGCAACGTGGTGGATCCCTACCTGCTGGCCGAGCGTTACAGCGCCGACGCCCTGCGTTACTTCCTGCTACGTGATTTCCCGTTTGGCTCCGACGGCAACTTCTCCAACGAGCTGCTGATCAACCGTATCAATATGGACCTGGCCAACGACCTGGGCAATCTGCTGTCCCGTACCACCGCCATGGCGGACAAGTACTTTGGCGGCTGCCTGCCCATCGAGCAGGACGAAGGGGCCGAGGATGCCGCCCTGCTGAAAAAAGTCAGCGGTCTGCGCGCCCGCTACGAGGCCGACATGGAGGCTTATGCTTTCCAGAACGCTTTGGCCGACGTGTTTGAGGTCATCGACAACGCCAACAAGTACATCGACGCTACCGCCCCCTGGGTGCTGGCCAAGAGCGAGGACACCAAGCCCCGCCTGGCCCGTGTGCTGTATAACCTGGCCGAGACCCTGCGCATCTGCACCGTGCTGCTGCAGCCGTTTATGCCTGCCACCTGCGAAAAGATCTTTGCCCAGCTGGGTGTGGATGACAGCCTGAAGACCTGGGACAGCGCCGCTGCCGTGGGTTCTATGCCTGCCAATGCCACCCTGCACAAGGGCGAGAACATCTTCCCCCGCATCGACACCGCCAAGGAGCTGGCCGAACTGGATGCCCTGGAGGCTGCCCAGAAAGCCGCTGCCCAGGCTGCCAACGCCCCCGCCGAGGAGCCTAAAGCCGAAGCCGCTGCTGCCAGCGCCGAGCTGATCGGCGACCATGAGGAAGAGATCAGCTTCGATGATTTCTGCAAGGTAGAGCTGCGTGTGGCCGAGGTTCGTGCCTGCGAGCGCATGAAGGAGAGTAAGAAGCTGCTGCACCTGACCGTTTTTGACGGCGAGCGCGAACGCTGCATCCTGTCCGGCATCGCCAAGTGGTTCGCACCCGAGGATCTGATCGGCAAAAAGATCGGCATCGTGGCTAACCTGGCACCCCGCCCGATGATGAAGGGTAAGTATGTCAGCGAGGGCATGATCTTTGCTGCTGATACTGATGTCGACGGCGGCTGCTCCATCGCCTTCTTCCCGGACAGCACCCCCGCCGGTGCACGCATCCATTAA
- a CDS encoding methylenetetrahydrofolate dehydrogenase: MKARIPKHREFIIDFPQSMDQAKADEGWAKLNEIVEEYKKAHNGQSVYSATFIEDCEPAVKKLQEEYGFNYTIQEIK, translated from the coding sequence ATGAAAGCACGTATCCCCAAACACCGCGAATTCATCATCGATTTCCCCCAGAGCATGGACCAGGCCAAGGCTGACGAGGGCTGGGCAAAGCTGAACGAGATCGTGGAAGAGTACAAGAAGGCCCACAACGGCCAGAGCGTCTACTCCGCCACCTTCATCGAGGACTGCGAGCCTGCCGTGAAGAAGCTGCAGGAAGAGTACGGCTTCAACTACACCATCCAGGAAATCAAATGA
- a CDS encoding helix-turn-helix domain-containing protein gives MTEPVSSSLLTCRDLIQSIVAAVDARDVYTAHHSDRVAAMAVVLARVLHLSEDDTTTVQVAAFAHDIGKISMSDAVLRKAGPLTDAEWEEMRRCPVTGYDILRKVPQFQRVALIVRHHHERWDGRGYPDQLAGTAIPLGARIIAVADSIDAMMSNRSYRPAMTATVCHHEIEKNSGVMYDPQVVAAAMNCWDELVSRYTEVETPPTPYFDRLQLEHTRQAHDYLLANQGSHITLAELAARFHLSQSSLKICFKALYGVPVASYLRRLRMDTAANLLRSSDLPVAEIAHRVGYEDPSRFAAAFRRHTGCRPTELRRVPCPTPPENESDASA, from the coding sequence ATGACGGAGCCTGTAAGTTCTTCTCTGCTGACCTGCCGCGATCTGATCCAGAGCATCGTTGCCGCCGTGGACGCACGGGATGTCTACACTGCCCACCATTCCGACCGGGTGGCCGCTATGGCGGTGGTGCTGGCCCGGGTCCTGCACTTGAGCGAGGACGACACCACCACGGTGCAGGTTGCCGCTTTCGCCCATGACATCGGCAAAATTTCGATGTCCGACGCCGTGCTGCGCAAAGCCGGGCCGCTGACCGACGCCGAGTGGGAGGAGATGCGCCGCTGCCCCGTGACGGGGTACGACATCCTTCGCAAGGTGCCCCAGTTCCAGCGGGTGGCGCTCATCGTGCGGCACCATCACGAGCGGTGGGACGGCCGCGGCTACCCGGACCAGCTGGCCGGGACCGCCATTCCGCTGGGGGCGCGCATCATCGCGGTGGCGGATTCCATCGACGCCATGATGAGCAACCGCAGCTACCGCCCGGCCATGACCGCAACGGTCTGCCACCATGAAATCGAGAAAAACAGCGGTGTAATGTATGATCCACAGGTCGTGGCCGCCGCTATGAACTGTTGGGATGAGTTGGTGAGCCGCTACACCGAAGTGGAAACACCGCCCACACCCTACTTTGACCGCCTGCAGCTGGAGCACACCCGCCAGGCCCACGATTACCTGCTGGCCAACCAGGGCAGCCACATCACGCTGGCCGAGCTGGCCGCGCGGTTCCACCTGTCCCAAAGCTCGCTGAAGATCTGCTTTAAGGCGCTGTACGGCGTACCAGTGGCCAGCTATCTGCGGAGGCTGCGGATGGACACCGCCGCCAATTTGTTGCGCAGCAGCGACCTTCCGGTGGCCGAGATTGCCCACCGCGTGGGGTACGAGGACCCCAGCCGCTTTGCGGCAGCCTTCCGCCGTCATACCGGCTGCCGCCCCACCGAACTGCGCCGTGTCCCCTGCCCCACACCGCCCGAAAACGAGAGCGATGCCAGCGCTTGA
- a CDS encoding DUF6110 family protein produces MNWAKVALFAGGALFGSAGIEILTSKDAKKLYTQCTAAVLRMKDSVMETATTLQENCGDILADAKEINEERAAADEAAVVADEAAEDKAAE; encoded by the coding sequence ATGAATTGGGCTAAAGTTGCATTGTTCGCAGGCGGCGCACTGTTTGGTTCCGCCGGTATCGAAATTCTGACCAGCAAGGACGCCAAGAAGCTGTACACCCAGTGCACCGCCGCTGTGCTGCGCATGAAGGACAGCGTCATGGAGACTGCTACCACCCTGCAGGAGAACTGCGGTGACATCCTGGCCGACGCCAAGGAGATCAACGAGGAGCGCGCCGCCGCTGACGAGGCCGCTGTCGTTGCCGACGAGGCCGCTGAAGACAAGGCAGCCGAATAA
- the eno gene encoding phosphopyruvate hydratase gives MSYLEIEKVIGREIIDSRGNPTVEAEVWLADGTIGRGAAPSGASTGEFEALELRDGDKSRFGGKGVSKAVENINTTINEVLVGLDAADINAVDAAMLKADGTKDKSNLGANAILAVSIAAARAAATSLDIPLYRFLGGVSGNKLPVPMMNILNGGAHAANTVDVQEFMIMPAGAPSFKEGLRWCTEVFHALQALLKSKGLATSVGDEGGFAPDLASDEEAIQYILEAIEKAGYVPGKDFVLAMDAASSEWKGSKKGEYKLPKCGKVFTSEELVEHWKQLVEKYPIYSIEDGLDEEDWEGWQYMTKELGGKVQLVGDDLFVTNTERLSKGISLGCGNSILIKLNQIGSVSETLEAIKMAHKAGYTAIASHRSGETEDTTIADLAVALNTCQIKTGAPSRSERVAKYNQLLRIEEELGGAAQYPGFGAFNIKR, from the coding sequence ATGAGTTATCTGGAAATTGAAAAGGTCATCGGCCGTGAGATCATCGACTCCCGCGGCAACCCCACTGTCGAAGCCGAGGTCTGGCTGGCTGACGGCACCATCGGCCGCGGCGCTGCCCCCAGCGGCGCTTCCACCGGCGAGTTCGAGGCCCTGGAGCTGCGCGACGGCGACAAGAGCCGTTTCGGCGGCAAGGGCGTCAGCAAGGCTGTCGAGAACATCAACACCACCATCAACGAGGTGCTGGTCGGCCTGGATGCCGCTGACATCAATGCGGTCGACGCTGCCATGCTGAAGGCTGACGGCACCAAGGATAAGTCCAACCTGGGTGCCAACGCCATCCTGGCGGTCTCCATCGCTGCGGCCCGTGCTGCTGCCACCTCTCTGGACATTCCCCTGTACCGCTTCCTGGGCGGCGTTTCCGGCAACAAGCTGCCCGTCCCCATGATGAATATCCTCAACGGCGGCGCCCATGCAGCCAACACTGTTGACGTGCAGGAATTCATGATCATGCCCGCCGGCGCCCCCAGCTTCAAAGAAGGCCTGCGCTGGTGCACCGAGGTCTTCCACGCCCTGCAGGCTCTGCTGAAGAGCAAGGGTCTGGCTACCTCCGTTGGCGATGAGGGCGGCTTCGCTCCTGACCTGGCCAGCGATGAGGAGGCGATCCAGTATATCCTCGAGGCCATCGAGAAGGCCGGCTATGTGCCCGGCAAGGACTTCGTCCTGGCCATGGATGCCGCTTCCAGCGAGTGGAAGGGCAGTAAGAAGGGCGAGTATAAACTGCCCAAGTGCGGCAAGGTCTTTACCAGCGAGGAGCTGGTCGAGCACTGGAAGCAGCTGGTCGAGAAGTATCCCATTTACTCCATCGAGGACGGCCTGGATGAAGAGGATTGGGAAGGCTGGCAGTATATGACCAAGGAGCTGGGCGGCAAGGTCCAGCTGGTGGGCGACGACCTGTTCGTCACCAACACCGAGCGCCTGTCCAAGGGCATCAGCCTGGGCTGCGGCAACTCCATCCTGATCAAGCTGAACCAGATTGGCTCTGTCTCTGAGACGCTGGAGGCCATTAAGATGGCCCACAAGGCTGGCTACACCGCCATTGCTTCTCACCGTTCCGGCGAGACTGAGGACACCACCATTGCTGACCTGGCCGTTGCCCTGAACACCTGCCAGATCAAGACCGGTGCCCCCAGCCGCAGCGAGCGCGTTGCCAAGTATAACCAGCTGCTCCGCATCGAGGAAGAACTCGGCGGTGCTGCCCAGTACCCCGGCTTCGGCGCCTTCAACATCAAGCGCTGA
- a CDS encoding DMT family transporter, translating into MDNQKSKLDKFFSNPAAAVAMAILCNILWGSALPFIKMGYRMFAIDSSDTATILCFAGVRFMMGAALVWLAGLALNRRPLPMPRGKQLAVCCGLGLWQTAAQYFFYYSAAALLTGAMGGIINSTQSFMGVIVAHFLYGNVDRMTPRKALGCVLGFGGVLFATLGNYGSGSAKGILYMLLASAIFSLAGPWNKAAAKKTDSFTVSVLNLGCGGFALAVIGFAIGGSLHPQQGWAIPVLLVLAFISGAGYVLWALLMKNNPISRIAIFGLIIPIMNVLLSALLNGEPLFEWQYIAALALVCVGIFLVNRAPQPKES; encoded by the coding sequence TTGGATAACCAGAAGTCAAAGCTGGATAAATTCTTCTCCAATCCGGCGGCTGCTGTAGCTATGGCTATCCTCTGCAACATTCTGTGGGGGTCGGCACTGCCGTTTATCAAGATGGGGTATCGGATGTTCGCCATCGATTCCTCCGATACAGCGACCATCCTCTGTTTTGCAGGCGTCCGCTTCATGATGGGCGCGGCGCTGGTCTGGCTGGCCGGGCTGGCGCTTAACCGCCGCCCGCTTCCCATGCCCCGCGGCAAACAACTGGCCGTCTGCTGCGGATTGGGTCTGTGGCAGACCGCCGCGCAGTATTTCTTCTACTACTCGGCGGCCGCGCTGCTTACCGGTGCCATGGGCGGCATCATCAACAGCACCCAAAGCTTTATGGGCGTTATCGTGGCCCATTTCCTGTACGGCAATGTCGACCGCATGACCCCGCGCAAGGCATTGGGCTGCGTGCTGGGTTTTGGCGGCGTCCTGTTTGCCACCTTAGGCAACTACGGCAGCGGCAGTGCCAAAGGCATTTTGTACATGCTGCTGGCTTCGGCCATCTTCTCGTTGGCCGGGCCGTGGAATAAGGCCGCCGCCAAAAAGACCGACAGCTTCACCGTCAGTGTCCTCAACCTGGGCTGCGGAGGGTTCGCGCTGGCCGTCATCGGCTTTGCCATAGGTGGCAGCTTGCACCCGCAGCAGGGCTGGGCTATCCCGGTATTACTCGTGCTGGCGTTCATTTCCGGTGCTGGCTATGTGCTGTGGGCTTTGCTGATGAAGAACAACCCCATTTCCCGCATCGCCATCTTCGGGCTTATTATCCCAATCATGAACGTGCTGCTCTCGGCCCTGCTCAACGGCGAGCCGCTGTTTGAGTGGCAGTACATCGCGGCGCTGGCGCTGGTCTGTGTGGGCATCTTCCTAGTCAACCGCGCCCCGCAGCCAAAGGAAAGCTGA
- a CDS encoding TatD family hydrolase: MTNIFDTHAHYASRQFDGDRVDLLAALSRGGVVGVLECATHSGDAQKVLELAHTAPYFHAALGIHPESLIEEDAATVAVYHGDWRAELTAMRPLYEDPAVVAVGEIGLDHHWPVPREEQYALFEAQLQLARELDLPVSVHDREAHAEMYDLLRKYKPRGALHCYSGSADDAAWLVEQGMYLGFGGAVTYKGAKRAAKVLAAIPHDRALLETDCPYMAPEPVRGTRNDSRNIAHVAAYIGTIWDVDAQAVLDQTAENARRCFGL, encoded by the coding sequence ATGACGAATATTTTTGACACCCATGCCCATTATGCCAGCCGCCAGTTTGACGGTGACCGTGTCGACCTGCTGGCCGCGCTGTCCCGGGGCGGCGTGGTGGGCGTGCTGGAATGTGCCACCCACTCCGGCGACGCCCAAAAGGTGCTGGAACTGGCGCACACCGCGCCTTACTTCCACGCCGCGCTGGGCATCCACCCGGAAAGCCTCATCGAGGAGGACGCCGCCACCGTGGCCGTCTACCACGGCGATTGGCGCGCCGAGCTTACCGCCATGCGTCCGCTGTATGAGGATCCCGCCGTTGTCGCGGTAGGGGAGATCGGCCTCGACCACCACTGGCCCGTGCCCCGCGAGGAGCAGTACGCCCTGTTTGAGGCCCAACTGCAGCTGGCCAGGGAGCTGGACCTGCCCGTGTCGGTCCACGACCGGGAAGCCCATGCCGAAATGTACGATCTGCTGCGCAAATATAAGCCCCGCGGTGCCCTGCACTGCTACAGCGGCAGCGCCGATGACGCCGCCTGGCTGGTGGAACAGGGCATGTATCTGGGCTTTGGCGGTGCCGTGACCTACAAAGGCGCCAAACGTGCCGCCAAAGTGCTGGCCGCCATCCCCCATGACCGCGCCTTGCTGGAGACCGACTGCCCCTACATGGCGCCGGAGCCGGTGCGCGGCACCCGCAACGACAGCCGCAACATTGCCCACGTGGCCGCCTACATCGGTACGATCTGGGACGTGGACGCCCAGGCCGTGCTGGACCAGACCGCCGAAAATGCCCGGCGCTGTTTCGGGCTGTAA